The genomic stretch ACGACCACCAGTTCCTGGTCGACGATGCCAACACCCGCGATGCGCGTCTCGTGCTCGCGATGGCGACGCGACAGGTACTGGCCAACGGTCTCGAACTGCTGGGCGTCAGCGCCCCCGAGGTGATGTAAGTGGCAGCCAAGCGAGGCAAATCCCAGGCACGACGCAATTCCGGCGGCGACAGCGGCCTGCCCGGCTGGGCCTGGATGGTGTTGGGCATCCTGCTGGCCGTGGTCGCGATCCTGGTCGCGCCGAAGTACTTCAAGTCCGGCGGCGACGGCTTCTTCCGTCCGCAACCGAACCCCGACGCACAGCCCGCCAAGGCCAGCGGCGCCGACGAGGAGCCCATCGCCGAAGACACTCCGCCGGCACCGGCGAAGGGCAAGCGCGATCAGGAAACGCCGGCGAAAAAGGACACGGACTACGACTTCTACACGCTGCTGCCGGGCAAGGAAGTTCCGATGACCGATGCCGAGCTCGCCGCGAGCGAGAAGGCCGAGGCCAAGCGCGCCGCCGAGCGCGAGAAGCAGGCGCAGTCCGCCGCCGACGATGCCGAAGTCGCCGCGACGCCGGCACGCAATGCGCCGGCGACGGCCCCGCTGCCCCGTCCGGTCGAAACCGACACCGTGCCGTCGCGCACGCCGACGCCGGCAAGCACGCCCAGCCCGTCCACCAGCACCGCGTCCACGCCGCCCGCGCCCAGCGCAAAGCCGTCGGACAGTTCGACGACCTCGCCCGCCGCGAGCGCTTCGGCCGATGACGGCACGCGCTACCTGTTGCAGGCCGGCGCGTTCCAGGCCTCGGGCCAGGCGGAAGAGATGAAGGCCCGCATCGCGATGCTCGGCCTCAGCGCGCGCGTCGAGTCGGCCGCGATCAACGGCAACACGGTGTACCGCGTCCGCATGGGGCCGTACGGCACCGCCAGCGACCTGGCCGACGCCAAGCGCAAGCTCGCCGGCGGCGGGCTGCAGGCGATGGCGATCAAGGTGAAATAGCGCCCCGCGTCGCGGCACCGCGCGAGGAACGCAGACGAACCGAAGGGCCCGCGCAGCGCGGGCCCTTTTTGTTACCGCCCACCAGCGCCACTCACCGATCGCGAGGGCGACGATCGAATCGGGCGACCGGCCAGCCACCACAAACCACCGCTGATCCGGACGATGGCCAACCGGCTGTCGAGCCGCGACCACGGTCACCGCTGCCGCGCGTTTCCCCGGATAGACTGCCGCCGTCCCGCAACGGGATTCCTGGGGAACGGATGGACAAGCGCACTCTCTCGGGCTGCATCGCCTCGCTGGTCGGGCTGATGCTGTTCGCCCTCGCCGGCTACGTCTTTGGCGCGAAGCTGCACCACGTGCAGGCCACGCCGTGGGGCGAGCTGCCGCTGCTGGATCTCACCGGCGTGTTCGTGTCGATGGCCGTGGGCGGCGCGATCGCCGGCCGGCGTTACACGTGGCTCGCGCTGGGCCTCGTCGCGTTGATGTGGGCTGCGACCGTG from Lysobacter auxotrophicus encodes the following:
- a CDS encoding SPOR domain-containing protein, with product MAAKRGKSQARRNSGGDSGLPGWAWMVLGILLAVVAILVAPKYFKSGGDGFFRPQPNPDAQPAKASGADEEPIAEDTPPAPAKGKRDQETPAKKDTDYDFYTLLPGKEVPMTDAELAASEKAEAKRAAEREKQAQSAADDAEVAATPARNAPATAPLPRPVETDTVPSRTPTPASTPSPSTSTASTPPAPSAKPSDSSTTSPAASASADDGTRYLLQAGAFQASGQAEEMKARIAMLGLSARVESAAINGNTVYRVRMGPYGTASDLADAKRKLAGGGLQAMAIKVK